The bacterium nucleotide sequence TCGATCCGGGCGCCCTTCCCAGGCGCGGCTTGTCATTGATTTGGGCGCCCCGCGCGGGGCGCGTTGATGGACTTTTTTCGAGTCCATCATTCTTGACACCGTCCATTCTGTCCCCTATATTTCCACAGCAGGGAGGATATATGGATTTTTTATCACCGGTAGTCGGGACAGTCACAGGGATCGAAGTCGCGATGTGGAAGGACATCCTCCTGTTCGCGTTCAAAGTCATCGTGTTCGTCATCCCTTTCATCGTCATCGGTCTCTTTATCGAATATGATGTCGGTCATGTCACTGTGGTCAACCGCATGATCAAGTTCGGGATCGTTTTCCTTTTTTTTGTACCGCCCTTCCTGTTCGGCATACTCAACTACTTTGCTCCCGGGATGCCGGAAACGTTCTGGGAGAGCTACCCGCTAATTGAGAACTTCTGGATCATGGAAGGGAAGCTGGCTCCCCTGCTGCTCTCAGGTCTGGTGCTGATCTATTTTCTTCTTTATTCCCTTGAGACTGTGCGAGGCGATCTCACGAACTGAAGTTGAAAAAAACCCTGTGCACAAGTGCACCGGTGCACTTGTGCACAAGATCTTTCTATGGTTGTTACACTGTGTTGCACTGTTGACATAGGTGTGCTTTTGTACTAACTTCCACCGTTCACCATTGGGGTTTATTGATATTCAAAAAGGACAAAGGCAGATACAAAATGAAGACTTTTACAGCCAAAAAGGAAACTGTCGATCGGCAGTGGGTGATCGTGGATGCTCAGGATCAGGTCCTCGGCCGGTTGGCTTCCAGGATCGCCCACATTCTCAGGGGTAAGAACAAACCGGTTTTTACCAACCACGTAGACACAGGCGATTTCGTCGTCGTCGTGAACGCTGAGAAGATCCGCCTTACCGGCAATAAACTGGACGAAAAAATATACTACCGGCATTCGGGATATCCTGGAGGCATCAAGAGCAGGACGGCAAGGGAGATGCTCGAGAAAAAGCCCGAGCAGGTGATCAAGAGCGCCGTCAAGGGCATGCTGCCCAAGAACCGTATCGGGAGCAAACTTATCTCCAAGCTCAAGATCTATGCCGGTCCGGATCATCCCCACGAGGCCCAGCAGCCCCAAAAGATCGAACTTTGATAGAGTCGCAAAAAGTCCAATCCGGAACTTTAAATTAAGGAATTGACATGACGGAAAATCAGGTTTTCAGCACCGGCAGAAGAAAGACTTCGGTCGCGAGGGT carries:
- the rplM gene encoding 50S ribosomal protein L13, with amino-acid sequence MKTFTAKKETVDRQWVIVDAQDQVLGRLASRIAHILRGKNKPVFTNHVDTGDFVVVVNAEKIRLTGNKLDEKIYYRHSGYPGGIKSRTAREMLEKKPEQVIKSAVKGMLPKNRIGSKLISKLKIYAGPDHPHEAQQPQKIEL